Genomic segment of Coffea arabica cultivar ET-39 chromosome 1e, Coffea Arabica ET-39 HiFi, whole genome shotgun sequence:
TCACACTGTTTCCAATTAATGtaaattttcagatttcttttcacgtGTTTTCTTAAGCAAAAACCTACATAGAGGAATTGGCCTTTTAACTCCTCCCTCTGCTGCTCTCTGGTAAGCAAAtattttggttttctttttcctcccctaGATGCATCTTCAAGAATGGAAATACATCCTAAATATTTTTtgcataattttcttttctcatttgagCCTATCTTTGTTTTTTGGTTTCTGTTTCTATCCTGGGGTTTTACATGACTGGATGGATTATTGGATGATATGGTAATTGGGTCAAGGTAACTTGGATAGCAATTTGGGGTTGATCATCCAAAAAATTGTAATCGAGATCATCCAAATGTAAAGAGATCATACACGAgaagccaaaacagaaaaaaccttAACACTGAAACATAATCCTCAAGAGCCTTTATAACCAACCGCACCGACCGCTTCAACCCACTTGTAAAGATAATAATATCATCTGCATAAGCTAAATGAGTGACAGGCGGGCAACCCGGCGGAACTCTAAAAGGAGTGAAGCCACTGCCCAAAGACTTAAGAAGGCGCGAGAAAACTTCCGCACTGATCACAAAGAGCACCAGTGAAATCGGACCTCCCTGTCTCAATCCACGGCTAGATTTGAAGAAACCCTGAGGCGCACTATTAATTATCACTGAGAACCACACATTCGAAATAATCCTCGATATCATATCAATCCACACCTTGTCAAACCCAAACCTTCTCAACACCTGTAACAGAAATGGCCAGGAGACTCTATCATAGGCTTTGGCCATATCAAGGTTTAACACCACATTTCCCCCTTTGTTCTTCCGCCGAATATCAGACACCAACTCCTGGGCCAACAAGAAGTTGTCAAAAATCTGCTTGCTCTTAACAAAGCCACTCTGCTGCGGGGATATAATACTTAGCAAAACCTTTGACAAGCGTGTAGCCAGGGTTTTTGAAATGACTTTGTTGACGAAGTTACAAAGGCTTATGGGTCTAAATTGATTGAAATCATGGGGAGAGTTTATCTTCAGAATCAGTACAATCAAAGTCAAAGCAACACTCCGGGGCAGCTCGTGCCCACAAAAGAAGCTAGCCACAGCTTCATACAAATCATGGCCCACCACCTCCCAAGCAAAGGTAAAGAACCTCCCTGTGAACCCATCAGGGCCCGCCGCACTTCCCGTCCATGGCAAACACAACCTCTTTGATCTCCTCCAATGACGGGAGATGCTCCAACTCAGCATTCTGCTTGCGTGAAATGACCTTGGGAATCATGTCCAAAATGCTCCCTGACCCCATGCAAGGTTCAGCTGAGAATAAAGACCTAAAAAACTCCACTGCCTTCGCCGAGATCTGATCTTCATCTGTCAACCACTCCCCATTACCACCCCTAATGCGATGTATGATTGACTTAGATCATCTCTCCACAACCATAGCATGGAGGAACTTTGTATTTTTATCCCCATCCTGGAGTCATTTGCTTATTGCTTTTTGCTTCCAAAATTCCTCCTCCGTGCTCAGTGAGtttctgtgaggccccagtccgttcgtaagttgattatagggttattcattattttgtgcggttaaaataaggttttagggctaaggagaaaccctaatctcggttaagattgaaaaccctaactttgcttatgaTTAAATCCTagtttatgtgttatttgtaGGTTCAAGTTATAATTCATGtttggtattctagtgtgtgttttggctcgAGTAAAAATAGGATTTTTAGTTTACAAACCTTAGATTAGTAAACCTTtagtgttatgatttattagaaagtttaagttgggtttaaaaaccctaattttgcccatATTATAtaagttgttgtttaattgttttatatatggagaaagtatgtttaagtataggtgattaaaataagaaagtgattagtgaagtaattaagcatgattgcatgttttagattagattaagctatgacctatggagttaattgaaagattattaAATGTGTGAGGGAAAAggtataagaaagagaaagttggagtgcaagggttaaaagtgcaattgaggagcttttatgtgattggctaAGCTTAATTAATATCTCCTATGGTCTTGACTATTATTACCTTAAGACTTGTAGGCTActcaagacaaaacaaaacaaaacaaaacaaagagaaagtgagaaagtgagagccgagaggaagagaa
This window contains:
- the LOC140016061 gene encoding uncharacterized protein, which translates into the protein MDSWLVNREGSIWVFYQNCFHCEHVGEAPQHLTLKLTSQFCPIYFSFVHAKCTEQEGTLLWSALLDDNPMNDPWLLAGDFNVIISEEEKRGVLPVMLDEGVELRTFMAMVGVGDAGFSGPRFTWCNNRGGHARIWKRLDRVLFNPIVALLGMSLLDVIRESWATYFPGRPLQRLAAKLRHTKQGIQRWSREHFGNIFDAVKWAESAVMVAETNFDTDPSQRHWGGNGEWLTDEDQISAKAVEFFRSLFSAEPCMGSGSILDMIPKVISRKQNAELEHLPSLEEIKEINSPHDFNQFRPISLCNFVNKVISKTLATRLSKVLLSIISPQQSGFVKSKQIFDNFLLAQELVSDIRRKNKGGNVVLNLDMAKAYDRVSWPFLLQVLRRFGFDKVWIDMISRIISNVWFSVIINSAPQGFFKSSRGLRQGGPISLVLFVISAEVFSRLLKSLGSGFTPFRVPPGCPPVTHLAYADDIIIFTSGLKRSVRLVIKALEDYVSVLRFFLFWLLVYDLFTFG